A section of the Streptomyces sp. Je 1-369 genome encodes:
- a CDS encoding FG-GAP-like repeat-containing protein, translated as MSQASAEPGPTSQEQARQATGAEPETAASRKAAQTGERVEVLAHRTQFDTVYANPDGTFTEETAAAPVRVKQDNSLVDVDTTLRLRDGAVRPKAVDVGLEFSSGGDAPLVTITRNDRSLTVDWPGRLPTPRLEGDTAVYPEVAPGIDLRMQAGVDGYQQLLVVKTREAADNPLLKQVRYGLDADGVSVSTDQAGNLTAVNPAGQEVFTAPAPEMWDSAGVPDTQLSTAKTKAARTKDVAALLNEQADKPATRSEDVFEPRYGATTTRMPLKAGSDELVVTPDQKVLSDPDTVFPVYIDPTVSSPRLGWTAVSKKHPSTSYWNHSSKVARVGHESETSGTWRSFVQFDPRKLHGKQITKSTLRIKNTHSWSCTKKPVEAWLTGEISSATTWNKQPGWWKKYATVTDAKGWSSSCPAGNLEFNVKGATADAAAKKWKKISFGLRASESDVHAWKKFDASTAVLSTEYNSVPNKPSNLDTVPSIRVNNTCGDKGTYVTVGNTDVQLTAKVSDPDGGSVTARFHLWPTGKHDTSPGIVVNRDVKVTSGNVARTTVSKALLTQHLGAAKGSYSWKVQARDGKANSAWNPTQGAPGCRFAFDPNRPSNPPSITSTQFPDGQDGWPGNTSPARTEGTFTLSSAGIKDVVKYEYWTDWDPKVRSVNTPSAGGSTKVKLTPPSTGPQRIFARSLDRANNKSDTRTYLFYANPTGKTDEPGDLNGDGNPDLLALRDTGQLRMYAGQGNGHIGTTSDASTQNFTGSLITRRGDWTEDGYEDLVTTTGAKGSRQLHVHPNNGFGYACTSYGEEANGSACGDGRRDLSLYDPANDHIKNADQILAIGDVDGPTDLDGNGKIDEWDLPSFPDLLVKEGNHLWLYFGHATGYLDEYAEPVLVGDGGWSGYDLAAPGDVTKNNHVDLLARKRSTGELFTYEGTGPDGEGLGSGARKLTATGFTPAARPLLTSATDADNDGVPDLWATTNDTSRGLHFYPRLTAGGLGAPATIGTGGWDKMTALG; from the coding sequence GTGTCGCAAGCTTCCGCGGAGCCCGGGCCAACCAGCCAGGAGCAGGCGAGGCAGGCAACCGGCGCGGAACCGGAGACGGCCGCATCGCGCAAGGCCGCACAGACAGGCGAACGGGTCGAAGTGCTCGCCCACCGCACCCAGTTCGACACGGTCTACGCCAACCCCGATGGCACCTTCACGGAGGAGACGGCGGCGGCGCCGGTCCGCGTGAAGCAGGACAACTCTCTGGTCGACGTCGACACCACCCTGCGTCTGCGGGACGGCGCGGTCCGTCCGAAGGCAGTCGACGTCGGCCTGGAGTTCTCCTCCGGCGGCGACGCGCCGTTGGTGACGATCACCCGCAACGATCGTTCCCTGACAGTCGATTGGCCGGGCCGGCTGCCCACCCCTCGCCTGGAGGGTGACACCGCCGTCTACCCGGAGGTGGCGCCGGGCATCGACCTGCGCATGCAGGCGGGCGTGGACGGCTATCAGCAACTGCTCGTGGTCAAGACCCGCGAGGCCGCCGACAACCCCCTGCTCAAGCAGGTCCGCTACGGTCTCGATGCCGACGGGGTGAGCGTCAGCACCGATCAGGCCGGCAACCTCACCGCGGTCAACCCCGCCGGGCAGGAGGTGTTCACCGCCCCGGCGCCCGAGATGTGGGACTCGGCCGGTGTCCCCGACACACAGCTGTCCACGGCCAAGACCAAGGCCGCCAGGACCAAGGACGTCGCCGCCCTGCTGAACGAGCAGGCGGACAAGCCCGCCACGCGCAGCGAGGACGTCTTCGAGCCCCGCTACGGCGCCACCACCACCCGTATGCCCCTCAAAGCGGGCAGCGATGAACTGGTCGTGACGCCGGATCAGAAGGTGCTGTCCGACCCGGACACCGTCTTCCCCGTCTACATCGACCCGACCGTATCCAGCCCCCGCCTGGGCTGGACCGCGGTCAGCAAGAAGCACCCCAGCACCTCGTACTGGAACCACTCCTCCAAGGTCGCCCGGGTCGGCCACGAGTCGGAGACCAGCGGCACCTGGCGCTCCTTCGTCCAGTTCGACCCGCGCAAGCTGCACGGCAAGCAGATCACCAAGTCCACCCTGCGCATCAAGAACACGCACTCCTGGTCCTGCACCAAGAAGCCCGTCGAGGCATGGCTGACCGGGGAGATCTCCTCGGCCACGACGTGGAACAAGCAGCCCGGTTGGTGGAAGAAGTACGCCACGGTCACCGACGCCAAGGGCTGGTCGTCCTCGTGCCCGGCCGGGAACCTGGAGTTCAACGTCAAGGGCGCCACCGCGGACGCCGCGGCCAAGAAGTGGAAGAAGATCTCCTTCGGGCTGCGCGCCAGCGAGAGCGACGTGCACGCGTGGAAGAAGTTCGACGCCTCCACCGCCGTGCTGTCCACCGAGTACAACTCGGTGCCGAACAAGCCCTCGAACCTGGACACGGTGCCCAGCATCCGAGTCAACAACACCTGCGGTGACAAGGGCACCTATGTCACCGTCGGCAACACCGACGTACAGCTGACCGCGAAGGTCTCCGACCCCGACGGCGGCAGCGTGACCGCACGCTTCCATCTGTGGCCCACCGGCAAGCACGACACCAGCCCTGGCATCGTCGTCAACCGCGACGTGAAGGTCACCTCCGGCAATGTCGCCCGCACTACCGTCTCCAAAGCCCTGCTCACCCAGCACCTCGGCGCTGCGAAAGGCAGCTACTCGTGGAAGGTGCAGGCCCGTGACGGCAAGGCCAACTCCGCCTGGAACCCCACCCAGGGTGCGCCCGGCTGCCGCTTCGCCTTCGACCCGAACCGGCCCAGCAACCCGCCCAGTATCACCTCCACCCAGTTCCCCGACGGACAGGACGGCTGGCCCGGGAACACCTCCCCCGCCCGCACCGAGGGCACCTTCACGCTGTCTTCCGCAGGCATCAAGGACGTCGTCAAGTACGAGTACTGGACCGACTGGGATCCCAAGGTCCGCTCCGTTAACACGCCTTCCGCAGGCGGCAGTACGAAGGTCAAGCTCACCCCGCCCTCGACCGGCCCCCAGCGCATCTTCGCCCGCTCCCTGGACAGGGCGAACAACAAGTCCGACACCCGCACCTACCTCTTCTACGCCAACCCCACCGGCAAGACCGATGAGCCCGGCGACCTCAACGGCGACGGCAACCCCGACCTGCTCGCCCTGCGCGACACCGGACAGCTGCGCATGTACGCGGGACAGGGCAATGGCCACATCGGCACCACCAGCGACGCCAGCACCCAGAACTTCACCGGCTCCCTGATCACCCGACGCGGCGACTGGACCGAGGACGGCTACGAAGACCTCGTCACCACCACTGGCGCCAAGGGCAGCCGACAACTGCACGTTCACCCCAACAACGGCTTCGGCTACGCCTGCACCAGTTACGGCGAGGAGGCGAACGGCTCCGCGTGCGGCGACGGACGCCGGGACCTGAGCCTGTACGACCCGGCCAACGACCACATCAAGAACGCCGACCAGATCCTGGCCATCGGCGACGTCGACGGCCCCACCGACCTGGACGGCAACGGCAAGATCGACGAATGGGACCTGCCCTCCTTCCCCGACCTGCTGGTCAAGGAAGGCAACCACCTGTGGCTCTACTTCGGCCATGCCACGGGCTACCTCGACGAATACGCCGAACCCGTCCTCGTCGGCGACGGCGGCTGGTCCGGATATGACCTCGCCGCCCCCGGCGACGTCACCAAGAACAACCACGTCGACCTGCTCGCACGTAAGCGCAGCACCGGCGAACTGTTCACCTACGAAGGCACCGGCCCGGACGGCGAAGGGCTCGGCTCCGGGGCACGCAAGCTGACGGCCACCGGCTTCACCCCCGCCGCCCGCCCCCTGCTCACCTCGGCCACGGACGCCGACAACGACGGCGTCCCTGACCTGTGGGCCACCACGAACGACACCAGCCGGGGGCTGCACTTCTACCCACGCCTGACGGCCGGTGGCCTCGGTGCTCCGGCCACGATCGGCACGGGCGGCTGGGACAAGATGACCGCCCTCGGCTGA
- the pcaC gene encoding 4-carboxymuconolactone decarboxylase, giving the protein MSETPKNTLQYRFDGPEDAPVLILGASLGTTWHMWDRQIPDLIRQWRVFRFDMPGHGGAPAHPCGSVGELADRLLATLDELGVHRFGYAGCAFGGAIGAELALRHPHRVASLALIAASPRFGTADEFRQRGVIVRSNGLDPIARSAPDRWFTPGFAAAQPAITDWAVQMVRTTDPGCYIAACEALAAFDVRAELGRIGVPTLVLVGSEDQVTGQGEARTLVAGIPDARLAVVPGASHLAPVEQPAAVTDLLVRHFSTAWQPAPDATMGGQSALAAAPPKPVLGPSPAPVSPVAEIGPVEQPEAVPGNAGPDLYDAGMKVRREVLGDAHVDRVLAAADDFSGDFQELVTRYAWGEIWNRPGLDRRSRSCVTLTALVAGGHLDELAFHIRAALRNGLTPAEIKEVLLQAAVYCGVPAANAAFKIAQAVIREETTPQE; this is encoded by the coding sequence GTGAGCGAGACACCGAAGAACACCCTGCAGTACCGCTTCGACGGGCCGGAGGACGCCCCAGTCCTGATCTTGGGTGCCTCACTCGGTACCACATGGCACATGTGGGACCGCCAGATCCCCGACCTGATCCGGCAGTGGCGGGTGTTCCGCTTCGACATGCCCGGGCACGGCGGCGCGCCCGCGCACCCGTGCGGGTCCGTCGGGGAGCTCGCCGACCGGCTGCTCGCCACGCTCGACGAGCTCGGCGTGCACCGCTTCGGGTACGCGGGCTGCGCCTTCGGCGGTGCCATAGGGGCCGAGCTCGCGCTGCGGCACCCGCACCGCGTCGCCTCGCTCGCGCTGATCGCCGCGTCGCCGCGGTTCGGCACCGCCGACGAGTTCCGGCAGCGCGGTGTCATCGTGCGCAGCAACGGGCTCGACCCCATCGCACGCTCCGCCCCCGACCGCTGGTTCACGCCCGGTTTCGCCGCCGCGCAGCCCGCGATCACCGACTGGGCCGTGCAGATGGTGCGCACCACCGATCCCGGCTGCTACATCGCCGCCTGCGAGGCACTCGCCGCCTTCGACGTGCGCGCCGAGCTCGGTCGGATAGGCGTGCCCACCCTCGTGCTCGTCGGGTCCGAGGACCAGGTCACCGGGCAGGGGGAGGCCCGTACGCTCGTCGCCGGGATTCCGGATGCGCGGCTCGCCGTCGTACCCGGTGCCTCGCACCTCGCCCCCGTCGAGCAGCCCGCCGCCGTCACGGACCTCCTCGTACGGCACTTCTCCACCGCCTGGCAGCCCGCCCCCGACGCCACCATGGGCGGCCAGTCCGCGCTCGCAGCCGCGCCGCCGAAGCCCGTCCTCGGCCCGTCGCCCGCGCCCGTCTCGCCCGTCGCCGAGATCGGCCCCGTGGAGCAGCCCGAGGCCGTGCCGGGGAACGCGGGACCCGACCTGTACGACGCGGGGATGAAGGTGCGCCGCGAGGTCCTCGGCGACGCGCATGTCGACCGCGTGCTCGCCGCCGCCGACGACTTCTCGGGGGACTTCCAGGAACTCGTCACCCGCTACGCGTGGGGCGAGATCTGGAACCGGCCCGGCCTGGACCGCCGCTCCCGCAGCTGTGTCACGCTCACCGCGCTCGTCGCGGGCGGCCACCTGGACGAGCTGGCGTTCCACATCAGGGCGGCGCTGAGGAATGGTCTCACTCCGGCCGAGATCAAGGAGGTGCTGCTCCAGGCCGCCGTGTACTGCGGCGTTCCCGCGGCCAACGCCGCCTTCAAGATCGCTCAGGCCGTGATCCGTGAGGAAACCACGCCGCAGGAGTAG
- a CDS encoding MBL fold metallo-hydrolase — protein sequence MTFTKKSHACVRLEKDGRTLVVDPGGFSEEDAALGADAILVTHEHPDHFNEDRLRAAMEARPGAEIWTLKSVADQISAAFPGRVHTVGHGDTFTAAGFDVQVHGELHAVIHPDIPRITNVGYLVDGSVFHPGDALTVPDQPVETLMLPVMAPWNKISEVIDYVREVKPQRAYDIHDALLTDLARPIYDNQIGSLGGAEHVRLTPGESADL from the coding sequence ATGACGTTCACGAAGAAGTCCCACGCGTGCGTGCGGCTCGAAAAGGACGGGCGCACGCTCGTCGTCGACCCCGGCGGCTTCAGCGAGGAGGACGCCGCTCTCGGCGCCGACGCCATCCTCGTCACGCACGAGCACCCGGACCACTTCAACGAGGACCGGCTGCGGGCCGCCATGGAGGCCCGCCCAGGAGCCGAGATCTGGACTCTGAAGTCGGTCGCGGACCAGATCTCCGCGGCCTTCCCCGGACGCGTGCACACCGTCGGGCACGGCGACACGTTCACGGCCGCCGGGTTCGACGTCCAGGTCCACGGCGAACTGCACGCGGTCATCCACCCGGACATCCCGCGCATCACCAATGTCGGCTACCTCGTCGACGGCTCCGTGTTCCACCCCGGCGACGCGCTGACCGTCCCCGACCAGCCCGTCGAGACGCTGATGCTGCCCGTCATGGCCCCCTGGAACAAGATCTCCGAAGTGATCGACTACGTCCGGGAGGTCAAGCCGCAGCGCGCCTACGACATCCACGACGCGCTCCTCACCGACCTCGCCCGGCCGATCTACGACAACCAGATCGGCTCCCTCGGCGGGGCCGAGCACGTGCGGCTGACGCCGGGGGAGTCCGCGGATCTGTGA